The Verrucomicrobiota bacterium JB022 genome includes a region encoding these proteins:
- a CDS encoding inositol monophosphatase, which yields MSSVALEIPWEVLRRKVCVLHRHLQSQILAARQAGGAQRQSEIDRVSRADVIYRVDARSEEVILRWFADHWPQDYPVELVMEGLEGPEPVTFPPRTPLHRTVVKCIIDPVDGTRPFMFDKRSAWILTGLAPQRLHYNTLADIQVAVMTELPCSKQYIGDQLSAARGEGVMSCRMDVITGRNYEWKPAPYPRAQIEHGFYSVVKFFPTGKARLAELEERLIEGLGLNTTLHGAEVFDDQYLSTGGQLYELAAGRDRFHLDLRPLVNTHLRLPQKLACHPYDLCTSLILQELGGVVEQPNGDPLDAPLDTTTPIAWAAYANAELANRVRPVLQEAIAATFDDRGAFPSLGRGRR from the coding sequence ATGTCGTCGGTTGCTCTTGAAATACCTTGGGAAGTGCTCAGACGCAAAGTCTGCGTGCTCCACCGCCATCTGCAGTCGCAGATCCTGGCGGCACGGCAGGCGGGCGGCGCACAACGGCAATCCGAAATCGATCGTGTCTCGCGCGCGGATGTCATCTACCGGGTCGACGCCCGGAGTGAAGAGGTGATCCTGCGCTGGTTTGCCGACCACTGGCCCCAGGACTACCCCGTCGAGCTGGTGATGGAAGGCCTCGAAGGCCCGGAGCCCGTCACCTTCCCGCCGCGCACGCCCCTGCACCGCACGGTGGTCAAGTGCATCATCGACCCGGTCGACGGCACGCGGCCCTTTATGTTCGACAAGCGCTCGGCCTGGATTCTGACCGGGCTCGCCCCTCAGCGGCTCCATTACAACACTTTGGCCGACATTCAGGTGGCGGTGATGACAGAGCTGCCATGCAGCAAGCAATACATCGGGGACCAACTCTCGGCCGCCCGGGGAGAAGGCGTCATGTCGTGCCGGATGGACGTGATTACGGGCCGCAACTACGAGTGGAAGCCGGCCCCCTACCCGCGCGCCCAAATCGAGCACGGTTTTTACTCCGTGGTGAAGTTTTTCCCTACCGGCAAGGCACGCCTGGCGGAGCTGGAGGAACGCCTGATCGAGGGCCTCGGGCTCAACACCACCCTGCATGGCGCGGAAGTCTTCGACGACCAGTATTTGAGCACCGGCGGCCAACTGTATGAGCTGGCGGCCGGGCGCGACCGCTTCCACCTCGACTTGCGGCCCCTGGTGAATACCCACCTGCGCCTGCCGCAAAAGCTGGCCTGCCACCCCTACGACTTGTGCACCTCCCTGATTCTGCAGGAGCTGGGGGGCGTGGTGGAGCAGCCCAATGGAGACCCGCTCGACGCCCCGCTCGATACTACTACGCCCATTGCGTGGGCCGCCTACGCCAATGCCGAGCTGGCCAACCGGGTGCGTCCCGTCTTGCAGGAAGCCATTGCCGCCACCTTTGATGATCGCGGGGCATTCCCATCTCTGGGGCGTGGGCGTCGATAA
- a CDS encoding alpha/beta hydrolase codes for MNLDFKAPEFSRTLELPDGQVVGYAEIGLREGKPVLFMHGWPSCRLQPLHAYELVNRYGVRLIVPDRPGLGLSSPVPERRIADYPAQMAALLDHLQIGRCHVMGESGGCPYALATAWALPERVDKVAVLCGAPPLSEFDDWSDLFPVFRLLLSIRQRAPGLQLQALKLATLYTRWMPERWMVKAILPVLPSRDRQAMQEPQALPAYTAMAHGTYGNGPAPVLQDGELFLADWGFPWREIRRPVAFWHGCDDQTLPLAKTRWLAEQIPGASFFPVEGEGHYSLPVYHFETALRWLYQKTESTAENSRQIQAI; via the coding sequence ATGAATCTGGATTTCAAGGCACCGGAATTTAGTCGCACGCTGGAGCTGCCCGATGGGCAGGTGGTGGGTTATGCAGAAATCGGGCTGCGGGAGGGCAAGCCCGTGCTCTTCATGCATGGCTGGCCAAGCTGCCGGCTGCAGCCCTTGCACGCCTACGAGCTGGTGAACCGCTACGGGGTGCGGTTGATCGTGCCCGACCGACCGGGGCTGGGGCTGAGTTCACCCGTGCCGGAGCGGCGCATTGCCGATTACCCGGCGCAAATGGCCGCCCTGCTCGACCACCTGCAGATCGGGCGCTGCCACGTGATGGGCGAGTCTGGCGGATGCCCTTATGCGCTGGCCACCGCCTGGGCCTTACCGGAGCGGGTCGATAAAGTGGCGGTGCTTTGCGGGGCGCCGCCGTTGAGCGAGTTCGACGACTGGAGCGACCTCTTTCCCGTCTTCCGCCTCTTGCTCTCGATCCGCCAACGTGCGCCCGGGCTGCAACTGCAGGCGCTGAAGCTCGCGACGCTCTACACCCGGTGGATGCCCGAGCGCTGGATGGTCAAGGCGATCCTCCCTGTCCTGCCCTCGCGCGACCGCCAGGCGATGCAGGAGCCGCAAGCGCTGCCCGCCTACACCGCGATGGCGCACGGCACCTACGGCAATGGCCCAGCCCCCGTCTTGCAGGATGGCGAGCTGTTTCTGGCCGATTGGGGCTTCCCGTGGCGCGAGATCCGCCGCCCGGTCGCCTTCTGGCATGGCTGCGACGATCAGACGCTGCCCTTGGCCAAGACCCGCTGGCTGGCCGAGCAGATCCCCGGGGCTTCGTTCTTTCCAGTGGAGGGCGAGGGGCACTACTCGCTGCCGGTCTACCACTTCGAGACCGCCTTGCGCTGGCTATATCAAAAGACCGAAAGCACGGCTGAAAATTCCCGCCAAATACAAGCCATTTAG
- the argA gene encoding amino-acid N-acetyltransferase — translation MPMDRTAARELQPADLRGILKYVPQWRGHVFIIAIDGAVIQDDNLHHLVLELAVMHNLGIRIVITHGIGEPLRRTAEERGLAITDYRGEGPTDDATLELAIEVAGLLEHRLVRGLTQNGLRCANANAVRATERGLLKGVDQLNSGKVDRIDKQMIRTMIDNDIVPVLSPIAFDRDGWPYRLNSDHLASALALELQASKLIFLTLYPGLSVRGEFQLNVSVQEVRELLDREPEAIDEPVRSKALHAVKTIEAGTPRAHLIDARIPDGLLTEIFSKVGIGSMIHANPYAQIRRARSGDVDSIHRLTLIGVREESLRLRTREELEDHIDDYRVYEIDDSIIGCCRLSPLEDGKSAEIASVFVHPIYQGRHIGRAMVEYAIEEARKTGLERVYALSTQTSAYFTKILGFAETEPTEIPSSLQTRTADANRRSRVLVRHLKETNPAKREKLPVE, via the coding sequence ATGCCAATGGACCGCACGGCCGCCCGTGAGCTTCAGCCCGCCGACTTGCGCGGGATCCTCAAGTATGTCCCGCAATGGCGGGGGCACGTCTTCATCATCGCCATCGACGGCGCGGTGATCCAAGACGACAACCTGCACCACCTCGTGCTGGAGCTCGCGGTGATGCACAACCTCGGCATCCGCATCGTCATCACCCACGGGATTGGCGAACCGCTGCGCCGGACAGCCGAAGAGCGCGGCCTCGCCATTACCGACTACCGGGGCGAGGGCCCGACCGACGACGCGACGCTGGAGCTGGCGATTGAGGTCGCCGGCCTGCTGGAGCACCGCCTCGTCCGCGGCCTCACCCAAAACGGGCTGCGCTGCGCCAACGCCAACGCCGTGCGCGCGACCGAGCGGGGCCTGCTCAAGGGCGTCGACCAGCTCAACTCGGGCAAGGTCGACCGAATCGACAAGCAGATGATCCGCACGATGATCGACAACGACATCGTGCCCGTGCTCAGCCCCATCGCCTTCGACCGCGACGGCTGGCCCTACCGCCTCAATTCCGACCACCTCGCCTCCGCCCTCGCACTGGAGCTGCAGGCGAGCAAGCTCATCTTCCTCACCCTCTACCCCGGCCTCAGTGTGCGGGGCGAATTCCAGCTCAACGTCTCCGTGCAGGAAGTGCGCGAGCTGCTCGACCGCGAACCCGAGGCCATCGACGAACCCGTCCGCAGCAAGGCGCTGCACGCGGTCAAGACGATCGAGGCCGGCACCCCGCGCGCCCACCTCATCGACGCCCGCATCCCCGACGGCCTGTTGACCGAAATATTCTCGAAGGTCGGCATCGGTTCGATGATCCACGCCAACCCCTACGCGCAGATCCGCCGTGCCCGCAGTGGCGATGTCGACTCGATCCACCGCCTCACCCTCATCGGCGTGCGCGAAGAGAGCCTGCGGCTGCGCACCCGCGAAGAGCTGGAAGACCATATCGACGACTACCGCGTCTACGAGATCGACGACAGCATCATCGGTTGCTGCCGCCTCAGCCCGCTCGAAGACGGCAAGAGCGCCGAGATCGCCAGCGTCTTCGTGCACCCCATCTACCAGGGCCGCCACATTGGCCGCGCCATGGTCGAATACGCGATCGAAGAGGCCAGAAAGACCGGGCTGGAGCGCGTCTACGCCCTCAGCACCCAGACCTCGGCCTACTTCACCAAGATCCTCGGCTTTGCCGAAACGGAGCCGACCGAAATCCCCTCCAGCCTGCAAACCCGCACGGCCGATGCCAACCGCCGCAGCCGCGTCCTCGTCCGCCATTTGAAGGAGACCAACCCGGCCAAGCGCGAAAAGCTGCCGGTGGAGTGA
- a CDS encoding DUF3800 domain-containing protein, protein MMTAERTWVFLDESGNTDLNADKKGESPFYVIAAVVVPESLIHSQRLAALEIKNKQFGGNGMKTSKLKSGNKPRINLILNEMAMGGFKIVILSIDKRNIHKFSGLQYKKSYFKYIYRKIYDLIFRSYENLVIRADEYGSPDFMKGFESYLRSKFSESLWPIYDFQFTNDKDEPLLGIADLAAGNIRRQYDSNSYPPVLEILRKNILQSSWWPYPPVTVEATTESLEQEKHDGIIADHSIRLANIFVSNKEHDSDFEYHVATVEMLINYNLENPNSYLSGPAICENLNEQFRDQKINTDFLRRNIINKLRSNNVIVASSSSGYKIPASQTDINTYINMVRSRVVPYLERLKIAKDEIFRTSHGSLNILEKQEDQLMTHLLAPFESSTPHRPDQPTGR, encoded by the coding sequence ATGATGACCGCAGAGAGGACATGGGTATTTTTAGATGAATCCGGTAACACAGATCTAAATGCGGATAAAAAAGGTGAAAGCCCATTCTATGTAATAGCAGCAGTGGTTGTTCCCGAAAGCTTGATCCACTCTCAACGCCTAGCCGCGCTAGAGATCAAGAACAAGCAGTTCGGGGGGAATGGAATGAAGACCAGCAAGCTAAAGAGCGGCAACAAGCCTCGGATTAATCTAATTCTTAACGAGATGGCCATGGGAGGCTTTAAGATCGTTATTCTTTCAATTGACAAACGTAACATCCATAAATTCTCGGGTCTTCAGTACAAAAAAAGCTATTTTAAGTATATCTACCGAAAAATTTATGATTTGATTTTTCGGTCCTACGAAAACCTCGTGATACGCGCTGACGAATATGGAAGCCCCGACTTCATGAAAGGATTCGAATCGTATCTGAGGTCCAAGTTCTCGGAGAGCCTCTGGCCTATTTACGATTTCCAGTTCACAAATGACAAAGATGAACCACTCCTAGGAATCGCTGACCTAGCTGCGGGAAATATACGGCGGCAATACGATTCAAACAGCTATCCCCCTGTACTTGAGATCTTGAGGAAAAATATACTGCAAAGCAGCTGGTGGCCATACCCGCCTGTTACAGTTGAAGCTACTACAGAAAGCTTAGAGCAGGAGAAGCATGATGGCATAATCGCTGACCACAGCATCAGGCTAGCAAACATCTTCGTCAGCAACAAAGAACATGATTCTGACTTTGAATATCACGTCGCAACAGTGGAAATGCTAATCAACTACAATTTAGAAAACCCTAACTCCTATTTAAGCGGTCCAGCCATTTGCGAAAATCTCAATGAACAGTTCAGAGATCAAAAGATAAACACGGACTTCTTACGCAGAAATATAATCAACAAGCTCAGAAGCAACAATGTTATAGTGGCTAGCAGCAGCTCCGGATACAAAATTCCGGCCTCTCAGACGGATATAAACACCTACATCAATATGGTTAGAAGCCGAGTCGTCCCTTACCTTGAAAGGCTAAAAATTGCTAAAGATGAAATTTTTAGAACAAGCCATGGATCACTAAACATACTTGAGAAACAAGAGGATCAGCTAATGACTCACCTTTTAGCTCCTTTTGAATCTTCTACTCCCCACCGCCCGGATCAACCAACCGGGCGCTGA
- a CDS encoding addiction module protein, producing MDTRTETLCREALALPKEDRTYLVKQLLESFEQGDDLSPAWEAEIVRRLHDLESGKVQPIPAEEVHARLREKLFW from the coding sequence ATGGACACGCGAACGGAAACGCTCTGCCGGGAAGCCTTGGCTTTGCCCAAGGAAGATCGGACTTACCTGGTGAAGCAGCTATTAGAGAGTTTTGAGCAGGGCGACGACCTCAGCCCAGCCTGGGAGGCCGAAATCGTTCGCCGCTTGCACGACCTCGAAAGTGGTAAGGTCCAGCCCATTCCGGCGGAAGAAGTTCATGCCCGATTGCGCGAGAAGCTCTTTTGGTAG
- a CDS encoding trehalase family glycosidase produces the protein MGLELEYHSLAEAAESAQRLLDDNWQGTHTLPAKGMYPHAWSWDSAFVAIGRARYSPERGAEELRNYFRGQWRNGMCPHIVFTDWETDYTPGPQYWETHFRSDDAPDDVPTSGLIQPPIHATAAWHVARLWDDEAARTAFLREIYPKLSAWHDYLYRERDPLGEGLVYIRHPWESGRDNSPVWDQLLRRFDLQAIDIPQYRRGDGDNWKEAGRPSNAEYDAYMFLAEQAKREGYRERSLQRVCPFLVQDLLSNTVLVQAELDLMEIARAIGEDVDGHQARADKTAEAMRRKLWDGHLNTFLPYDIQQGRRLHSHELGGFTPLFARIPNDEQAAQLVEQIKSEAYSGSCHYRSFTAAGYSRIESGYQPRNYWRGPLWLNINWLIYRGLLDYGEHEWLANRLLRSIYVLPLLSGFREHYNAENGEGQGAKDFSWSAALFLEEFHSGSFERLGIDPNAEIGSYQAALELGVEE, from the coding sequence ATGGGATTAGAACTGGAATATCACTCGCTGGCGGAGGCGGCGGAGAGCGCGCAGCGTCTGCTCGACGATAATTGGCAGGGCACGCATACGCTGCCGGCCAAGGGCATGTATCCGCACGCGTGGTCGTGGGACAGTGCGTTTGTGGCCATCGGGCGCGCACGGTATTCTCCGGAGCGGGGGGCGGAGGAGCTGCGCAACTACTTCCGCGGGCAGTGGCGCAACGGCATGTGCCCGCACATCGTCTTTACGGATTGGGAGACCGATTACACGCCGGGGCCGCAGTATTGGGAGACGCATTTCCGCAGCGACGATGCGCCGGACGACGTACCGACGAGTGGATTGATCCAGCCGCCGATCCACGCGACGGCGGCCTGGCATGTCGCGCGGTTGTGGGACGACGAGGCGGCGCGCACGGCCTTCCTGCGCGAGATCTACCCCAAGCTGAGCGCCTGGCACGACTACCTGTACCGCGAGCGCGACCCGTTGGGCGAGGGGCTGGTTTACATCCGCCACCCGTGGGAGAGCGGGCGCGACAATTCGCCGGTGTGGGACCAGTTGCTGAGGCGCTTCGACCTCCAGGCGATCGACATCCCGCAATACCGGCGCGGAGACGGCGACAACTGGAAGGAGGCGGGCCGCCCGAGTAACGCGGAATACGATGCGTATATGTTTCTCGCCGAGCAGGCCAAGCGGGAGGGCTACCGCGAGCGTTCGCTGCAGCGCGTCTGCCCCTTCCTCGTGCAGGATTTGCTCTCGAACACGGTGCTGGTGCAGGCCGAGCTGGATTTGATGGAGATTGCGCGCGCCATCGGCGAAGACGTGGACGGCCACCAGGCGCGGGCGGACAAGACGGCGGAGGCCATGCGCCGCAAGCTGTGGGATGGCCATCTCAATACCTTCCTGCCCTACGATATTCAGCAGGGGCGTCGCTTGCACAGCCACGAGCTGGGCGGCTTCACTCCGCTCTTTGCCCGCATCCCCAACGACGAGCAGGCGGCCCAACTGGTGGAGCAGATCAAGAGCGAGGCCTACTCTGGCAGTTGCCACTACCGCAGCTTCACCGCCGCCGGCTACAGCCGCATCGAGTCGGGCTACCAGCCTCGCAATTACTGGCGCGGGCCGCTCTGGCTCAACATCAACTGGCTGATCTACCGGGGCCTACTCGACTATGGCGAACACGAATGGCTCGCCAATCGCTTGTTGCGCTCGATCTACGTGCTGCCGCTGCTCTCCGGCTTTCGCGAGCATTACAACGCCGAGAATGGGGAAGGGCAGGGCGCGAAGGATTTCTCGTGGTCGGCCGCGCTCTTTCTGGAGGAGTTCCACTCCGGCAGCTTCGAGCGCCTCGGCATCGACCCCAACGCAGAGATCGGCAGCTACCAGGCCGCGCTAGAGCTGGGGGTGGAGGAGTAG
- a CDS encoding DUF262 domain-containing HNH endonuclease family protein codes for MSHNNSIDFTISGIGSILKEKNLVVPCYQRSYAWESRHIEDLYKDIETAISEGRKEYFLGSIVLLEDKRSYQVVDGQQRLATCSILIAAIRDYLIESKDAARATSLESDYLLSQNRRTQELQPNLTLNTTDNDFFLKFVLKYENQKRKKTIETGSDSHKNIKKAAELARRHVKNLAQTRNDPSNHLMDWLDFLDKQAKVIRVQVPDGANAFTIFETLNDRGLDLAISDLLKNFLFNRAGDRINEAQHYWSAMTSALSAVEAEKYTISYIRHMWSTQQGLTRERELYESIRSRVTSMQSAIDTACLFGEGAKVYAAILNPNHEVWNAYSHTTRMHMATLNLLRMTQVRPLILAALQNFNKKDTELTLQLLVSLSVRFYILGRLGSSDLEIFYATKAKNITSGEITNYKSLKEASKKDIPSDAQFKEAFITASVGKSYLARYYLCALENQKNRRENSELIANDNPDDVNLEHILPESPSPEWNQNRTTAESYVNRLGNLTLLPTSENSNIGNQPFENKKAVYSRSKLSITREISEYERWDFEAIMDRQRKLADLAVATWQIR; via the coding sequence ATGTCACATAATAATAGCATTGACTTCACTATCTCAGGAATCGGCAGCATCTTAAAAGAAAAAAACTTGGTCGTGCCCTGCTACCAGCGGTCTTATGCATGGGAATCTCGACATATTGAAGATCTATATAAAGATATTGAAACCGCTATTAGCGAAGGCCGAAAGGAATATTTCCTAGGGTCAATCGTTTTGCTTGAAGATAAGAGGTCCTATCAGGTTGTTGACGGTCAACAAAGACTTGCGACCTGCTCAATTCTCATAGCGGCAATAAGAGATTATCTTATAGAATCCAAAGACGCTGCCCGCGCCACGAGCCTTGAGAGCGATTACCTACTTTCGCAGAACCGGAGGACACAGGAACTACAGCCTAACCTCACGCTTAACACGACGGACAACGACTTCTTTTTAAAGTTTGTATTAAAGTACGAAAATCAAAAAAGGAAAAAAACAATTGAAACTGGAAGCGATTCACATAAGAACATCAAGAAAGCCGCAGAACTCGCCAGGCGGCATGTTAAAAACCTAGCACAAACTAGGAACGACCCATCTAATCATTTAATGGATTGGTTGGACTTCTTAGACAAACAAGCAAAGGTAATTCGGGTACAAGTTCCAGACGGAGCGAATGCATTTACAATTTTTGAAACCCTGAACGATAGAGGGCTTGATCTTGCAATTTCTGATCTTCTAAAGAACTTCCTTTTCAATCGCGCTGGAGATCGAATCAATGAAGCGCAACACTATTGGTCCGCAATGACCAGCGCTCTTTCTGCGGTTGAAGCGGAAAAATACACCATTTCTTATATCCGCCACATGTGGTCCACTCAGCAGGGGCTCACGAGGGAGCGAGAGCTGTATGAGAGCATTCGATCTAGGGTCACCAGTATGCAATCGGCTATCGACACTGCCTGTCTTTTCGGCGAAGGTGCCAAAGTCTATGCTGCCATTCTAAACCCAAACCATGAGGTATGGAACGCCTATTCCCATACCACCAGAATGCACATGGCAACGCTCAACCTGCTCCGCATGACTCAGGTCCGCCCACTTATACTTGCTGCGCTCCAAAACTTCAACAAGAAAGACACTGAACTAACCTTGCAACTATTAGTCTCCCTTTCTGTTCGATTTTACATTCTAGGCCGATTAGGAAGCAGCGACTTAGAGATTTTCTATGCGACAAAGGCAAAAAACATAACTAGTGGTGAGATTACCAACTACAAGTCACTCAAGGAAGCATCAAAAAAAGATATACCCTCAGATGCTCAATTCAAAGAGGCGTTTATCACCGCATCCGTCGGTAAGAGCTATTTAGCACGCTATTATCTTTGCGCGCTAGAAAATCAAAAAAATCGTAGAGAGAATTCAGAATTGATAGCCAACGACAATCCTGACGACGTAAATCTTGAACATATCCTACCAGAGTCTCCCTCGCCAGAGTGGAATCAAAATAGGACCACAGCTGAGTCATATGTGAATAGACTTGGCAACTTGACGTTGCTACCCACTTCGGAGAATTCTAACATCGGAAATCAGCCTTTTGAGAATAAAAAGGCTGTCTACTCACGATCAAAGCTATCCATAACACGTGAGATTTCGGAATATGAAAGATGGGATTTTGAAGCAATAATGGACCGCCAGCGCAAGCTTGCGGACTTGGCGGTTGCCACGTGGCAAATCCGCTGA
- the htpG gene encoding molecular chaperone HtpG: MANQATETHTFQAEVRQLLDIVIHSLYTDREIFLRELVSNASDSLEKLRHYQLKGAELYDADLPLEINVITNEETGTITIQDYGIGLTHEELIENLGTIAHSGSKAFAAALKEAKETGADATQLIGQFGVGFYSAFMVADEVKVYTHSYKGEGQSLVWTCDGSGSYTIEEAPDTQRRGAKIVLKLKEEAKDFAKKERVQEILKRYSSFVTHPLKLNHERVNQLDALWMRSKSDVKPEEYTEFYKFQANAFDEPRYTLHFSADAPLAINTLLFVPQENLERFGFGKFEPSVSLYCKKVLIDSKPEGLLPEWLRFLKGVVDSADLPLNISRESMQDSALVQKLSKVITNRFIKFLGEEADKRPEAYAEFYDTFGNFIKEGVSNDFTHKDKLAKLLRFESSLTEGGKLTSLDDYIGRMKDGQDTIYYLQGPSRKSIEEGPYLEAFKAQNIEVLFLYEPIDEFVLGRLGTYSEKKLLSADSAEAALEDVQGEGEPLGETESKELTDWLKERLGEKVKEVKTSKRLVGSPAAALNTDSFMSPNLRRVLRQTQGDDAMPPMQIQLDLNPRHPLVKQLHTLKGTDPELAGLIADQIYDNSMAAAGFVEDPRSMVNRVYDLLNRLAQK, from the coding sequence ATGGCAAACCAAGCAACCGAGACGCATACGTTTCAGGCCGAGGTGCGACAGCTCCTCGACATCGTCATCCACTCGCTCTATACCGACCGCGAGATATTCCTGCGCGAGCTGGTGTCCAACGCATCGGACTCGCTCGAAAAGCTGCGCCACTACCAGCTGAAGGGGGCTGAGCTCTACGACGCCGACCTGCCGCTGGAGATCAACGTGATCACCAACGAGGAGACGGGCACGATTACGATCCAGGACTACGGCATCGGCCTCACTCACGAGGAGCTGATCGAAAACCTCGGCACCATCGCGCACAGCGGCTCCAAGGCTTTCGCCGCCGCGCTGAAGGAGGCCAAGGAAACGGGTGCCGACGCGACCCAACTGATCGGCCAGTTTGGCGTGGGCTTCTACAGCGCCTTCATGGTCGCCGACGAAGTGAAGGTCTACACGCACTCCTACAAGGGCGAGGGCCAGAGCCTCGTCTGGACTTGCGACGGCTCCGGCAGCTACACGATCGAAGAAGCGCCCGATACCCAGCGTCGCGGGGCCAAGATCGTGCTCAAGCTGAAGGAAGAGGCGAAGGACTTCGCCAAGAAGGAGCGCGTGCAGGAGATCCTCAAGCGTTACAGCAGCTTCGTGACGCACCCGCTCAAGCTCAACCACGAGCGCGTCAACCAGCTCGACGCCCTCTGGATGCGCAGCAAGAGCGACGTGAAGCCGGAGGAATACACCGAGTTTTACAAGTTCCAGGCCAACGCTTTCGACGAGCCGCGCTACACCCTGCACTTCAGCGCCGATGCGCCGCTGGCGATCAACACGCTGCTCTTCGTGCCGCAGGAAAACCTGGAGCGCTTCGGCTTCGGCAAGTTCGAGCCCAGCGTGTCGCTCTACTGCAAGAAGGTGCTGATCGACTCCAAGCCCGAGGGCCTGCTGCCCGAGTGGCTGCGCTTCCTCAAGGGCGTCGTCGACAGCGCCGACCTGCCGCTCAACATCTCCCGCGAGTCGATGCAGGACAGCGCGCTGGTGCAAAAGCTGAGCAAGGTCATCACCAACCGCTTCATCAAGTTCCTTGGCGAAGAGGCCGACAAGCGCCCCGAGGCCTACGCAGAGTTTTACGACACCTTCGGCAACTTCATCAAGGAGGGCGTCTCCAACGACTTCACGCACAAGGACAAGCTGGCCAAGCTCTTGCGCTTCGAGAGCAGCCTGACCGAAGGCGGCAAGCTGACCAGCCTCGACGACTACATCGGCCGGATGAAGGATGGCCAGGACACGATCTATTACCTGCAAGGGCCGAGCCGCAAGTCCATCGAAGAAGGGCCGTATCTGGAAGCCTTCAAGGCGCAAAACATCGAAGTGCTCTTCCTCTACGAGCCGATCGATGAGTTTGTGCTGGGCCGCCTCGGCACCTACAGCGAGAAGAAGCTGCTCTCGGCCGACAGCGCCGAAGCCGCACTCGAAGACGTGCAGGGCGAAGGCGAGCCGCTGGGCGAAACCGAATCCAAAGAGCTGACCGACTGGCTCAAGGAGCGCCTCGGCGAGAAGGTGAAGGAGGTCAAGACCTCCAAGCGTCTCGTGGGCAGCCCGGCCGCCGCGCTCAATACCGACAGCTTTATGTCGCCCAACCTGCGCCGCGTGTTGCGCCAGACCCAAGGGGACGACGCGATGCCGCCGATGCAGATCCAGCTCGACCTCAACCCGCGCCACCCGCTGGTCAAGCAGCTGCACACGCTCAAGGGCACCGACCCGGAGCTGGCGGGCCTGATCGCCGACCAGATCTACGACAACAGCATGGCGGCTGCCGGCTTTGTCGAAGACCCGCGCTCGATGGTCAACCGCGTTTACGACCTGCTCAACCGCCTCGCCCAGAAGTAG